A window of Prionailurus bengalensis isolate Pbe53 chromosome E1, Fcat_Pben_1.1_paternal_pri, whole genome shotgun sequence genomic DNA:
TCTGTTGGTGAGAGTATTTACACAGAGAGCCAAGCAAGTCCATCCGAGCCTGTAGGAAGGATAGACATGGAGGCACGCGGGGCTCTCTGTCATGTCTTGGACTGTAGTTTAGCTCCGAGCACACACTTGGATTTGGACAGACCTGGGGCCAGATCCTGGCTCTGCTCCTGTCATGTTCTGTGTGCACAGATCAGGCCTCTTCCCTGCAGGTCTCACTCGGAACACGGAATGAAGATGTCCTCATTTGTGACAGTTGTCACACAGATGAATGGAAATAACAagtatttctttatctgtaaaatgagaatagcaCTGACCTCAGGACACTTGGAAGGATGAAGAGGAATAGCGTGTGGCCACCCCCAGCATAACACCTGCCTGGGGAAGTGTTCAGTGAATGAGCTGTCAGCTTGCTCAGCATTGCATTTTTCCATGACCGTGAGCATCTCTTAGTCTTGCAGGTGCCTGCTTCCTAATGCAACGTGAGGCTTTGAGCTAACTAAATAAGTAAGCAGACCaaccctccctgctcaccccgGGGCTCCGAGAACAAGATGTATGAAAGCTGGCCCAAACCAGAAATCGGGAGATGCCTTGTGCTAAAGCGGACACGACCCTTTTGCATCCAGGGAATGAAGGGATCCAGGGGCAGCATGTTCATAAATGTCTGTGTTGTCCGCCTTGCAGACTTAGAAGAGGAATCAGAAAGCTGGGACAACTCTGAGgctgaagaggaggagaaagcccCTGTCGTGCCAGACGGTGCAGAAGGGCGGGAGCTGACCAAATGCCCAGCAGAGTCTTCCTTGCTCTCAGACTGTGGAAACTGGCAGCCCCGAAAGCTGTCTGTCTTTAAGTCCCTTCGGCACATGAGGCAGGTAGGCGGCAGAAAAGCACACCCCCACTCAGAAGCTCTAGAGAAGAGCCCAGCCCCCTCATCCAGCACGCTTTGTCCTTCTGGCCCGTCGTGTTCGAAAGCTGGCAGGAGTGTCGGTTAGGAGTAACCAAAAAAATCCTTGATGGTTGGCTGAAGACGGCAGTGGCCGTCTGGGGTTTCTTAGCCACAGGATGTGTGCTCCCCTTTTAGTGACGATGTGCATGTCTGTTTTAAAGAAAGACCTGCGTGGTTGGCTTCTCACGGTTCTCTCATCGTGTCATTCTGGAACCTTTTAAAGGAAGTGAACGTCACTATTGATTTGCCTGCAGCCTAGACACTTTGTAAAGTAGAAATGATGGCCCTTCTTACAAGAAATTGGAAAGAACCCAGATGTCCAACCAAAGGAATTGCATCCAAATGATGGGATGTCATTAAACACAAAGAAGAGAGCAAGCAGTGTATTGTGCAGGGTGGTAGGTGTGTTTATATGTGGTAGCAGAGACGGAGTCTCACGCAACACTATTGACCATGGTTATATTTGGTCATACAGGAGGAAGAGGTCACAAGATTGTAAGGACAGTccctttttatacttttctgtggCTATTTTTACAGTGGGTGTGAGTTTTATCAAAAGatatttctgttttggaaaatggAGTAAGGACTGATTTAATGGCAGATGCTCTGTGGGGCTGGATGAGGAACAGTCACCCACCAAAACCATGTATTTGGCTAAAATCATCCTTGTCGATTGCTCATGTAGTTTAAAGTTGGAAGGAATCTTAAATTCCATGGGAAGTGGGAGTATTTTTTGAAGCTATAAGAGTCTTCTAAAATCTCTAGTATTTCTAgcctccctttttattttttaaagccatgcTCATAAGCCGTAGGATAACAGACTGAATTCTCCTAAAATGCCAGTATCAGGGAAGTTATAAAAAGTCGGGTGGAGAGAGGGACTGTTCTGGCTAAAGTAGGATAAAGAtagcagaataaataaaacagtcgTGATCCTTAAGTGAATCCTGGATTGAAAGAGTAGCAACTATAGAGGATATTGTTAGAGGTTTGGGGATCCAGATACTGGGTTGGTGGCACATGCATGTGGGGCTTCTGGGTGTGGTTTGTACTGGGTTGTGTCGGAGAGCCCTGTCCTTTCTGGGTGCTCAAGTGTCATGCTGCCTGCCccttactttcaaatggttcagcaaaatagtgtatatatagagagaaagtgaatattgcaatTCTCTGCCtcaagtgtttaaaaataaaattggagaaaaGATCTCAAAGTGTGCAAGGGCTTTGCGGTTAGGCTTTCAGGTGCAAATCCAGAGGCTTCCTGCTGCATCTTCCCGGCTGCAGGCTAGTTACCAGCTCTTCTCTCTTGACCCATCTCCCTTCCCTGTACAGAGAGCACACAAATAGCTTGAGGTGCATGGAAGAAAATTCACAGAGAAAACCCTGAACTATATCTTTCAGGTCCTGGGTGCCCCGTCTTTTCGCATGTTGGCCTGGCATGTTCTCATGGGGAATCAAGTGATCTGGAAAAGCAGAGACGCAGACCTTGTCCAGTCAGCTTTTGAAGTTCTTCGGGTAAGAGGATTTTTTCTCTTAAGTATTTTGTAGCAGGACCGGGTTTgtctagtgggttttttttttaaatcctgactTTGGGTGTGAATGTTAAGAGGCATTAGTGGCTCAGTGTAAAGGTTTGTGTCTGAATCTAAGATATGTGTTGTTTTCTCCACTGTGTAAAATGGCAGCCATCAATGGTCGTTCTTTCCAGTGGAAGGAGTCTGTGCTACCCTGATAGATTGATAACTGACTACCTTATACCCCATCCCCCAATCCCTCCAAGAAGTCACGGGCATGGTTCACAGCTACCAGAGAAGCAGGTCTGGGTCACCACACGTTCCTGGGCACAGAACATTCCCAATGAGTCAGATGGGATGCAGGTCTACCATGCTGTCTGCGCCCCAGTGGCGCAGAGGGCGCCAAGGCGTAGGTCTGACTCTGATGATATTTAAGTCATCAGAAACCTGGTGCATGCCTCACATCTTGCTAGGCCTTTGAGGGCACAAGATGAATGTGACACAATCTATCAGAGAGCTTAAAATCTTTTTGTGGGatgagggaagagacagaaaccaaagaTCGATAGATTAATACCGCAAAGCAAGAGGTAACATAAGTCCTGTATGACTGATTGCCGGAATAGGAGTCGGGGCCGTGTGGGAGACACCCCAGTGGGGCTGGGTGACCAGGAATGCCTTCTGGGAGGAGAGAGGCTTTGCACTGAGCTGCAGAGGGCGCTTGGGGTGTGGGTGATAGAGACAGGCAGTGGCGGGGGACATTCCAACTGGTGTCAGCCTGAGTCACTGGGTCCTCTCTAGACTATGCTGCCGGTGGGCTGCGTCCGCATCATCCCTTACAGCGACCAGTATGAGGAGGCCTACCGGTGCAACTTCCTGGGGCTCAGCCCCCACGTGCAGATCCCCTCCCACGTGCTGTCCTCAGGTGCGTACCTTTCCCGTCTGACCCGAGTCCCCGCGCCTTAGGGCACACGAGCAGAAGTGGGTCTCCGCCGTGGACGTGAGGATGCTGCTGGCTCGAAGCAGGAGGAGCAGCTTTCCCGGCGGCTCTGGGCGTCGATTTTCTGTCCGTGAAGCGGGTGAGGGTTGGACAAGGCGGCCTCAGAGTGAGGGTGGCTTGTCTGGATGTGTTCTCGGTGGAGGGCAGGATACAGTCCTGGGGGTGGGCACAACACACATGGCTGCCAGGCTCTCGTCATGCCATCGTGCTGAGTTGGTGATGCCAACAGGATTCCGGAGACGACGACTCTTTTACGTGCCTTAAATCCATCCTTGATGTTCTTGAGTACAGTGGGGCTTGCTCAGCCCGGCTCCTCCCTCAGTGCTGGCAGGTTCCCTCCTCCGGGCAGAGCCAACAATCTAGTCAGCGTCCTCGTCTTTTGGTTTGGGGACTTTAGCAGTCGGCGTGGGTGTAAATCCCAGCCTCCCCAGGCAAGCCAGGGGCTTCTCTGAGCACCCGAGCACACCGATGCAAGGTGGCCAGGAGGTTGACGGGTGGAGCTTCTGGCGCCCAGCAGTCCTGAGCTGCCGCTGCAGTCAGCACCCGGGCTGGGTCCTGAGTCCCTCAGATGGCACCTGTTTTTGGAACACGGGTTCCTGGTGTCAGAGATGGGCTTGAATTTCTTCACCactactaactgtgtgaccttgagccaaaCCGCTTTGTTCCCCTGTCATAAAATGGGGCTAACAGCGGGACCCTGCCACAAGGGCTGTTTGGCGTTAGCTGAACTGAGGTATGTAATCAGTAGTGACTGTAACATAATGCGTTCGCTGAGGCAAGAGTTAATTCTTAACCTGTATTCACAAGTACACCAGAAAAGGCTTTAGATGCCCAAGTGTTAGTCCGGGGAGGTGTTTCCGCTCTGTGATCCGAGATGACTCGGAGTGGCGGCGGGAGGCAGGCTCCCCGAGCGGTGCGTTTTGTGTCGCTGCAGAATTTGCTGTGGTCGTGGAGGCCCACACAGCCCCTCGCTCCAGCCTCCACCCGGTCGGGTGCGAGGATGACCAGTCCCTCAGCAAGTATGAGTTCGTGGTGACCAGTGGAAGTCCCGTAGCCGCGGACCGAGGTGGGCGCTGCTGAGCAGGGCTTCCTTTCGCAGGGGGAGCGGGAAGGAGGGTGAGGCTGCCTCTCGCTCCCCATCGCGCTGACGGCCCCGCCCTTGTTCCCAGTTGGCCCCACCATCCTGAACAAGATGGAAGCTGCTTTGAGCAACCAGAATCTGTCTGTGGGTGTGGTGGACCAGTGCCTCGTCTGCCTCAAGGAGGAGTGGATGAAGTGAGCACACGCCCTATCGGCCCCCAGAGTTGGCTTTCCCCGGGGGCGGGCTGGCAGCCAGCGGCAGTTACATTCTGCTGGCGAGAGCCAGAAGCTGTTTCCAGAAGAAGAAGCCGTGGCCTCTGTGAGAAATGGGTTAGAATAGGAGTTAACAGCGTGGGTTCAGATAGCATCTTCGCCATTTAGTCTGTTAGCTGGGTGGCCTCGAGCAGGGTCAGCGCTCCTCGTCCCCACGCGGGTCCTCTGTGACATGGGAGTGACACGTGCCTCCAAGAGAAGCAGTTATTTTTGCTgcttaattaactttaaaaatctgaaagccAGATAACAGACGTTCCCTTTCCGTTGAAGCTAACTAGTTATTCCGTTACTAATTTTTCCTTAGTAATTTTCTGTCAAATTCAATTAGACCTTGTCCTgatttaataatataatgaagCTTGGGAGCACTGAACTCCTTtaatgaatttaaagaaaatgtgcgTTTTCTCCCATCCTGAGGCCCCAGCCATGTGACCCAGGGCGGAAGTGCGGGGCAGGCGAGAGGTCCTGGGGTGTGCAGGCGCCTGCAGGGCTCTGGCTGGTCCTGAAGCCGTCcggcctcagcccagagccctggtGCGATTATGCTGTGGTGTCTGAGCGCTCTGTGTTTGATTTTCTTCAGCAAAGTGAAGGTCCTCTTTAAATTCACCAAGGTGGACAGTCGGCCCAAAGAGGACACGCAGAAGCTCCTCAGTATCCTTGGGGCATCCGAGGAGGACAATGTCAAGCTGCTCAAGTTCTGGATGACGGGTCTGAGCAAAACCTACAAATCGCACCTCATGTCCACCGTCCGTAGCCCCACGGCCTCAGAGCCTCGTAATTGACCCCGCCATGGGAATCTGAGCCCACGTTCACCTGAAAAGCGGCGATTGCCATCTTCGCCGCTGAGCTCAGAGACGGGTCTCGGAGGGCAGTCACAGACCACTCCTGTTTCCTGGTAAGGAATGGAAACTGTTGGGGCTGAACTTTGCCCTCTCTGTGGGATTTGGGCCTGGTGTAGTTTTCAGTACCATGCCACAAGCCAGGTGGATTGCTCCAGCTCTGAAGGGGGCACAGAGACACTTGGGACACTAGgtcccctgtgtgtgtgcacctctGTGAGAGATGACCAAAGACAATGTGCATCTCCTGTCTCTCAAGGATTTCGATCTCAGAATTTATAGGGAAAACACGTGAGGCCAGTCCCAACTTGGGTATTTTGGCCACAGTAAAAAACCTCTCTTAAGGTTAATGTTTGAACCTTTCTGTTCTGAAACCCAAGACTTTTCCAGgttttatatgtttttgtgtatgttttgctACAGTTGTGACTTTTCAGGGTCTGTGCCGATCCTCAGTCATTGTTAGTGATCTGGTTTTGAGCTCTAGAAATGGCTTTTGGGGTGGAATGGATGTTTTCCTCATCTTTGGGCCCTTTGGGGTTCATGTTCTGGAATCATGTAACTTCCAAGGCTTCTGGCCATGCTCTTGGGTGGTTGCTTTGGCATTTCCCTATAGCTTGAGGACAGGCCCTGATCTTTTGTTTTTACACAAAGATGATACTTTGCTGAAATGTCGGATGGAGCCATTTGTCTTGCCTGACTCACTGGATGTGGAGTTGAGGAACCCACCACAGTTCTCTCCCATATCACTTTGCCCTTTATTGATTGcttctttaaacatttacatttggCAGCAGGTAACAATTTTCAGAATATGGTGatttaagaacattttctcaTGCCAGTGTGCACCTTTAATAAGGATTCATGGCTTGGAGGGATTTTCCAGCAGTTTTGCTGATTTGTTTATAGTTCTTTgcttaatttatatttaacatggAGACTAAGTTTATATGACTAGGTATCTATCGTGCAAGAACATTGAAACAcaataaagatgtatttttttaaactgttgacTACGTGGTTTTGTTGGTTTGATACCTAGAATTTTCTTGGGATCAGTCACAGAAAATATCATGGCTAAAATCAAACCTGTGTTGATAGAAccattttggaactctggagtctGTTAAAGACTTGCAAATTCTAGAAGACTTGGACTGGACATTGTGGTCAGTTTTGATCAATTTCAGCTCGTAGCACAGAAGCACTACCATCCCCCAACCCTAGCCACATAGGTGTGCAGGTGTTCCTGGAGCAGCCTGCACACACCATAGGGGAGCTATGGTGAGTAAAAAGGACCCTAAACTACAACCTTGGAGAATCTGTGCTCTGATCACTCATTGCTGCTTCAGACCACAGCTGCAAAGAGCCTGGCTGCCAGAGGACTTAATGGTCTGATGCCCCTGCCCCCgcttcagtttgtgtgtgtgtttcccctttCAGGAGCCAGATGATAAAATAGGATGTTTAGAAACAACTGCATATACAGGGGAAATTAGAAACTGTGCATGCCCAAGGAAAGGCTCAGAAAGACCTGAGAAAGGTAGAAGTTTATACCTCAGTCTGATCCTTGGCAAAGGGTTTACAATGatagaaatagaagacaaaaagcAGTAAACCTTGAGGAAGAGGGAAGTATCTGGTTTTCACTTATCACATGATTAGATTTAAATGTCCAGTGTTCAACCAAAAATCACAAAGCATacaaataaataggaaagaatgTCCCAtccaaaggaaaacaacagaattgGTCCCTGGGAAAGACTTTTAATGGCAGATATACTAAACAAAGTCTTTAAAACAATTCTCAAGATGCTCAACTAAAGGAAGATGtgaagaaagccaaaaaaaaaaaaaaaaagtatgagcaAAATGGAACTATAAAGAAACAGGAAACCTAAAAAAAACAGAGTTACAGAGCTGAAAACTACAACTGCAATGAAGAATTCACAAGAGTGCCTCCAAGGCCAActtgagcaggcagaagaaagaatccatgaacttgaagatagaacAGCGGACATCAGTGAGGctaaggaacagagaaaaattgaagaaaagtgGACAGAACCTAAGAGAACTATGGACACTATCAAAAGGATCAACCTGCACATTGTGGGAGTCCCAGaaggcaaaggggcagagaacaTTCAAAGAATggctaggagtgcctgggtgtctcagtcagttgagcgtcaaactcttgattttggctcaggtcatgatcaaagagtcgtgggattgagccctgtgttggtctccaagctgagcatggagcctgcttgagattctcctgccccccacctctgcttgcatgttctccctctaaaataaaaataaaaaaaattaaattaaattaaataaaagaatggctaaaaactaaccaaatttggtgaaagataggaacataaatatataagaagCTCAGAATCTCCCAACTAAGATGAACCCAGAGCCACACTGAGACACATTCTAATCAAACTTCCGAAAGACAAAGAGCagatcttgaaagcagcaagagagaagcaaatcATCACATACGGGGATCTTCAATGAGAATGTATAcagatttcttatcagaaacgttggaggccagaagacagtggGCCAATATAGTCAAAGtgctcaaacaaacaaacccccctGTCAACCAATAGTCCTATCCAGCAAAACTGTCCAAAAGTGGGGGAGAAATCAAGACATTCCTGGATAAAAGAGGAGGCAGTTTGTGATCACTAGAACTGCCCTACAAGAAATGCCCACAGGAGTTCTTCAAGGTGAAGTGAAAGACACCATCAGTACCTCAAAGCcatatggagaaataaagatctcaataAAGGTAGATCATGAGCAATTATAAGAGCTAATATTGTAGCAATGGTATGTAACTGTACTCTGTTTCCTGCATGACTTAAGCACACCTAATAATGTAAAAGttagtattggggtgcctgggtggctcagttgattgagcgtc
This region includes:
- the FLCN gene encoding folliculin → MNAIVALCHFCELHGPRTLFCTEVLHAPLPQGAGNGDSPGQGEQAEEEEGGIQMSSRIRAHSPAEGASAESSSPGPKKSDMCEGCRSLAAGHPGYISHDKETSIKYVSHQHPNHPQLFSIVRQACVRSLSCEVCPGREGPIFFGDEQHGFVFSHTFFIKDSLARGFQRWYSIIAIMMDRIYLINSWPFLLGKIRGIIDELQGKALKVFEAEQFGCPQRAQRMNTAFTPFLHQRNGNAARSLTSLTSDDNLWACLHTSFAWLLKACGSRLTEKLLEGAPTEDTLVQMEKLADLEEESESWDNSEAEEEEKAPVVPDGAEGRELTKCPAESSLLSDCGNWQPRKLSVFKSLRHMRQVLGAPSFRMLAWHVLMGNQVIWKSRDADLVQSAFEVLRTMLPVGCVRIIPYSDQYEEAYRCNFLGLSPHVQIPSHVLSSEFAVVVEAHTAPRSSLHPVGCEDDQSLSKYEFVVTSGSPVAADRVGPTILNKMEAALSNQNLSVGVVDQCLVCLKEEWMNKVKVLFKFTKVDSRPKEDTQKLLSILGASEEDNVKLLKFWMTGLSKTYKSHLMSTVRSPTASEPRN